Proteins encoded by one window of Erwinia pyrifoliae DSM 12163:
- a CDS encoding siphovirus Gp157 family protein, which translates to MSNRTIDLASDMSKLESLAADGGDLTPEMIADTLEGIEAMLEDKFDATMRVIRDFDAKAEACKKEAARVSERKKHWERQACALKSYLLQCLQISERTTFKTTLNTFTARKGGVSLKIDNVDLLPDEFVESHTEVVTTTKNDELKKALQELATKIEAARAAGEEPAPEWLHSIPGAHLETGSPTLQVR; encoded by the coding sequence ATGAGCAACCGTACCATCGACCTCGCTTCAGACATGAGCAAACTGGAGTCTCTTGCCGCTGATGGCGGGGATCTCACCCCTGAAATGATTGCCGATACCCTGGAAGGTATCGAAGCAATGCTGGAAGACAAATTCGACGCAACCATGCGCGTCATCCGCGATTTCGATGCAAAAGCGGAAGCCTGTAAAAAAGAAGCGGCGCGGGTTAGTGAGCGGAAAAAACATTGGGAACGTCAGGCCTGTGCGCTCAAAAGCTACCTGCTGCAATGCCTCCAGATCAGCGAACGCACCACCTTTAAAACCACGCTCAACACCTTCACGGCCCGCAAAGGCGGCGTAAGCCTGAAAATCGATAACGTGGATTTGTTGCCCGATGAATTTGTTGAGTCGCATACCGAAGTGGTCACCACGACAAAAAACGACGAACTGAAAAAAGCATTACAGGAGCTGGCCACAAAAATTGAAGCGGCCAGGGCTGCCGGCGAAGAACCAGCACCGGAATGGCTCCACTCGATCCCCGGCGCTC